A window of Halopelagius inordinatus genomic DNA:
AACTTCGCGAGGCGTTCGGCTCGTCGCCGTTCATCCTCACGAAGTTCGACAAGTTCATGAACTGGGTCCGCGGGTCCTCGATGTTCATGCTGCAGTTCGGTATCGCCTGCTGCAGCATCGAAATGATGCACACCTACGCCGTGAAACACGACCTGGACCGATTCGGGTCCGGCGTCCCGCGCGCGTCGCCGCGACAGGCGGACGTCATCATCGTGCCGGGGACCATCGTCTCGAAGTTCGCCCCGCGCATGAAGCGCGTCTACGACCAGATGCCCGAACCGAAGTTCGTCGTCGGCATGGGGTCGTGCACCATCTCGGGCGGTCCGTTCCAAGAGGGGTACAACGTCATCAAGGGCGCAGAGGAGGTCATTCCGGTGGACATCCACGTTCCGGGCTGCCCGCCGCGCCCCGAAGCACTCGTCTACGGCGTCGTCAAACTCCAAGAGCGCATCGCGAAAGGCGAGTCCTCGCCCGTGACGGTCAAGCCGTACGAACTCGAACAGTTCGGCGACCTCTCGCGCGACGAAATCGTCGACAAACTCGCACAGGAGATAGACGAAGACGAACTCGTCATGCGGTACAACTGGGCTGATTCACCATGAGTCTGGAACGGAAGCGAGACGCGGAATCCGTCGAGACGGTCCCGACCACCGGCGACGAAATCGCCGACCTGCTCGGGGACCTCGTCGTCGACCGGGAGGAACACGTCAACGCGCCGGGCTTCGTCATCCGGCCCGACGACGTACAGGAGGTCCTGTTCAAACTCCGCGACGAGGCCGGGTTCGACCACCTCTCTTCTCTCACCGCCGAGGAATACGAGGACCGCTACGAGTCTATCTACCACCTCACGAGCTACGACGACCGGATGCGAGAGGTCAGCGTCGTCGTTCCCGCCTCGAAGGACGACCCGCGGAGCCAGACCGCCTCGCCGGTGTTCGACACCGCGAACTGGCACGAACGAGAGGCGTACGACCTCGTCGGTATCCAGTACGACGGGCATCCCGACATGCGGCGCATCCTCCTGCCCGAGACGTGGCAGGGTCACCCGCTGTCGATGGACTACGACCAAGACCGCCCGCAGATAGTCACGCTCAAAGAACACGCGAACCCCCTCGAAGAGGACCACCGCGGCGAGGACGGCAACACGATGTATCTCAACATCGGGCCGCACCACCCGGCGACCCACGGCGTCCTCCACGTCAAGACGGTTCTGGACGGCGAGCAGATAGCCGACGTCGAACCCGACATCGGCTACCTCCACCGCTGCGAGGAGCAGCTCTGTCAGAACGGGACCTACCGGCACCAGATCATGCCGTACCCCGACCGCTGGGACTACGCGTCGGCCGGACTGCTCAACGAGTGGGCGTACGCGCGCGTCGCGGAGGATATGGCGGACATCGACGTGCCGGAGTACGCGCAGGTCATCCGAACGATGAGCGCGGAACTCTGCCGAATCGCCTCTCACATGCTCGCGGTGGGGACGTTCGCGCTGGACATCTACGGCGACTTCACCGCCATCTTCATGTACGCCATGCGGGACCGCGAGAAGGTGCAGAACATCTTAGAGGACCTCACCGGTCAGCGGATGATGTTCAACTACTTCCGCCTCGGCGGCGTCGTCTGGGACCTTCCGGAACCCCGCGACGAGTTCTTCGAGAACATCCGCGACTTCCTCGACGACCTGCCGACGGCCCTCGAGGAGTACCACGACCTGATCTCCTCGAACGAGATTCTGCAGATGCGCACCGTCGGGACGGGCGTCCTCCCCGAAGAGGTCGCAAAGTCCTACGGCGCGACCGGTCCGGTCGCCCGCGGGTCGGGCGTCGACTACGACCTGCGACGCGACGACCCCTACGGCTACTACGAGGAACTCGACTGGAACGTCGTCACGGAGGACGGCGGCGACAACTACTCGCGCCTCCTCGTGCGCATGCGCGAAGTCGAAGAGTCCGCGAAGATAATCGAGCAGTGCGTCGACCTGCTCGAAGACTGGCCCGAAGAAGAGCGCGACATCCAAGCGAACGTCCCGCGGACGCTCCGCCCGGACGACGACAAGGAGATATACCGGGCCGTCGAGGGCGCGAAGGGCGAACTCGGCATCTACATGCGCTCCGACGGCACGGAAAAGCCCGCTCGGTTCAAGATTCGCAGTCCGTGCTTCTCGAACCTCCAGACGCTACCGGAGATGTCCACCGGCGAGTACATCCCGGACATGGTCGCCAGCCTCGGTAGCCTCGACATCATCCTCGGCGAGGTGGACCGCTGATGTCGGCGACGGTGCTACTCCAGAGCGGAGGCGGAGGTGGAGGCGGCGGGAACGGCCCCGTTCTCCTCCCCGAGACGATAGCGAACGCGCTCGGACTGTCGGGTCTGCTCGGCGACGTCGTCGGCGGACTCATCGGGGCGTTCCTCATCGCGAACATCATGCTCGCGATGACGGCCGTCGCCGGCCCGTGGGCGAAGCGGAAGATAACCGCCGCCTTCACCGACCGCATCGCGGTCGACCGCATCGGTCCGTTCGGCCTCCTCATCATCGTGGCCGACGCCGTCCGATTGCTCTCGAAAGAGCTCATCGTCCCCGAGGGCGTCGACCGCCCGGCGTGGGACATGGCACCGATAATCGTTCCGTTCTCGGCGCTCTTGGGCTTCGCCGTCATCCCGATGGGCAACGGCATCCAACTGGCCGACCCGGAGACGGGGCTGGTGTTCGCCTTCGCGGCGTCCTCTATCGCGTCGCTCGGTCTCGTGATGGGTGGCTACGCGTCGAACAACAAGTACTCGCTTCTCGGCGGTCTCCGCGCCGTCGCACAGAACATCGCGTACGAGATTCCGCTCATCGTCACGGCGGCGTCCGTGGTCATCTTCACCGGCACGCTCCGGACGAGCGAAATCGTCGCCGTCCAGACGGAGCCGCTTTTGACCGTCGCGGGCGTGACGATTCCGCAGTGGTTCGCGTTCGTCAACCCGTTCGCCTTTGCGCTGTTCATGCTCGCGAACCTCGCGGAAATCGGGCGGAACCCGTTCGACATCCCGGAGGCACCGACGGAGATTGTCGCCGGATACCAGACCGAGTACTCCTCGGTCTACTTCGTGCTGTTCTACCTCGGGGAGTTCATCCACATCTTCCTCGGCGGCGCACTCGTCGCCTTGCTGTTCCTCGGCGGTCCCGCGGGACCGGTCCTGCCGGGCATCGTCTGGTTCATCATCAAGATATGGGCGTTCTTCCTGTTCACGCAGTGGGCGCGGTCGGCGATTCCGCGCCTCCGAATCGACCAACTCATGGAAATCGGCTGGAAGGGGATGCTCGTACTCGCCTTCGCTAACCTGGTTCTCACGGCCATCATCGTGGGGGTGCTCGCATGATCGGAATTCTGAAAGGCATGGCAACGACGATGAAGCACGCATTGGACGGACAAACGTTCACGGTCGAGTATCCGGACGTCGCCCCCGAGGTGAGTCCGCGATTCCGCGGCGTGCACAAGTTCAGCCAAGAGCGCTGTATCTGGTGCCGCCAGTGCGAGAACGTCTGTCCGAACGACACGATTCAGATCGTTCAAGACGAACAGCGAAACGGCGAACAGTACAACCTCCACATCGGGCAGTGCATCTACTGCCGCCTGTGCGAGGAGGTCTGTCCCGTCGACGCGATACTGCTCACGCAGAACTTCGAGTTCACAGCCGACACGAAAGACGACTTCGTGTACAACAAAGAGCAGTTGAAGAACGTGCCGTGGTACAAAGACATCGACCCACTCAACTCCCGGAATCCCGACCGCGACGCGTGGATCGGCGAGGGAGAGGGCGAAGTCGACTACCAGTGAGGTGACCGGAGGGTCGCCTCACCGAACGTAGACGTCCGCGGACGAACCGGTTCGGTTCGGCGCTCGGGCGTTCTCGAAATCTACAAAAGGATTCCTCAAGGAGACACAAACAATGGTTTATGAAACCATCGCGTTCGCGCTGTTCGCCCTCGTCACCGTGGGCTGCAGCCTGGGCGTCGTCCTCGTGCGGGACATCTGGCACTCCGCACTCTTGCTCGGGGGCGCGCTCTTGAGCGTCGCGGTGCATTACGTGATGCTGCAGGCCGAGTTCCTCGCAGCCATGCAGATTCTCGTCTACGTGGGCGGGGTCCTCATTCTCATCACGTTCGCCGTGATGCTGACGCGAACCGAAGCGGAGGTGAGTCGTACATGACAACTAAACCCGAACTGAAACTGGGCTCGCATCTGGTGCCCGGTCTGGCCGCTGTTGCACTGTTCGTCGTGATGGCTGCCGTGTTCGTCACGGCCGCGTTCCCCGACCCGCAGGGCTTTGCGGACGGGGCGAACATCACGGCCAGCATCGGCTACGCGATGTTCAACCTCGGATTCGGAGACGTGGCCGGTGAGAGCTTCCTCGTCGCGTTCATCCTCATGGGGATAACGCTCGACGTGGCTCTCGACGGCGCTCTCCACCTCGCGAAACACGAGGGAGACGAGGGACAGACGGAGACGGTTCTCTTGGCCGACGGCGGTCGCAGACTGAAGAACAAGCTGTTCGACGAGGGGGGAGACGACTGATGGTTCCGCCGCAGTACTACCTGCTCTTGTCGGCCGCGCTCTTCTGTATCGGCCTGTTCGGCATCCTGACGCGGCGCAACGCGCTGCTGTTACTGATGTCGGTCGAACTGATGTTGAACGCCGCGAACATCAACCTCGTCGCGTTCTCCTTCGTCTGGGGGAACGTCACGGGACAGACGTTCGCGCTGTTCACGATGGCGCTCGCCGCCGCCGAAGTCGCGATCGGGCTGGGCATCGTCCTCGTCCTCTATCGCAACTTCGACGGCGTCGACGTCACCGACGCGACGACGATGAGGTGGTAACATGGCAGGAATACTCGATTTCACTCCGGCAATCGTCTTGTTGCCGTTCGTCTCGTTCCTCGTCGCCCTCTTCGTAGGCAATCGGTTGCCCAAGGGCGGCGCGCTGGCGGGCATCGCGGCGACCGCGGGTTCGCTCGTGCTGTCGCTCGCGACGTTCTTCGCCGTCAGTCAGGGACAGACGATCGACACGACCATCTACACGTGGGCCACCGGCGCGCAGGACGCGCTGACGCTCACGTTCGGCATCCTCATCGACCCGCTCTCGGCGATGATGCTCGTCATCGTGACGCTCATCGCCTTTTTGGTCCACGTCTTCAGTCTCGGATACATGAACGACGAGGGCGAGACGGGCCTCCCGCGCTACTACGCCGGGCTCGGCCTGTTCACCGCATCCATGCTCGGGTTCGTCGTCGCCGACAACCTGCTCATGGCGTTCATGTTCTTCGAGCTGGTGGGGCTGTGTTCGTTCCTGCTCATCGGCTTTTGGTTCCGCGAGCCGGGACCGCCGAGCGCCGCGAAGAAGGCGTTCTTGGTCACCCGCTTCGGTGACTACTTCTTCCTCGTCGGCGTCGTCGCGGTGTTCGCGACGTTCGGTACCGCGCAGTTCGCGGGCGAGGGCGCGTTCCCCGTGCTCGCAGAGGAAGTACTCGCCGGCAACGCCGAGGCCAACACGTTCGGCTTCGCGCCGCAGACGTGGTTCACCATCGTCGGACTGCTGGTTCTCGGCGGCGTCGTCGGGAAGTCCGCGCAGTTCCCCCTCCACACGTGGCTTCCGGACGCCATGGAGGGTCCGACGCCCGTCTCCGCGCTCATCCACGCCGCGACGATGGTGGCGGCCGGCGTCTACCTCGTCGCGCGGATGTACGGCTTCTACGCGGTTTCACCGACGGCACTCGCGATAATCGCGCTCGTCGGCGGCTTCACCGCGCTGTTCGCGGCGACGATGGCCGTCGTCAAACGCGAGATAAAGCAGGTGCTCGCGTACTCGACCATCTCGCAGTACGGATACATGATGCTCGGACTCGGGGCGGGCGGCTACGTCGCCGCGACGTTCCACCTCATGACCCACGCCTTCTTCAAGGCGCTCTTGTTCCTCGGCGCGGGGTCGGTCATCATCGCGATGCACCACAACGAGGACATGTGGGACATGGGCGGTCTGAAAGACCGAATGCCCGTCACGTACTACACGTTCCTCGCCGGTTCGCTGGCTCTGGCGGGCATCTTCCCGTTCGCCGGCTTCTGGTCGAAAGACGAGGTGCTGTACGAGACGCTCATCCACGGACTGGGCGGCAGTCCGATACTTTTGGCCGCGTACGCGATGGGCCTGCTCGCCGTCTTCTTCACCGGGTTCTACACGTTCCGGATGGTGTTTCTCACCTTCCACGGCGAACCCCGGACGGAAACGGCTCGCAACCCGCACGGCGTCCACTGGAACGTGAAGGGACCGCTCGCCGTACTCGGCGTCCTCGCCGCGACGGCCGGCGTCGTCAACATGGTCCCGGTCGAGAAACTGCTCGGCATCCACGGAATCGACTTCCTCCACCAGTGGCTCGACGGGAGCTATAGCGCGCTGAACGCGCACCACTACGGAGAGATACTCCCGTACAGTTCCTCGTACATCGGCGGCGAGACGACGACGGTGGCGCTCGGCGCTGCCGTCTCGCTCGGACTCGCCCTCGCGGGTGCTGGTCTGGCGTACGCGCTGTACAACGTCCCCGAGCCGGTCGAACACACCGACAAGCTCGGCGGCATCAAGACCGTGCTGTTCAACAACTACTACCAAGACGAGTACCAAGTCTGGCTGGCCACCGGCGTGACGCAACCCGTCTCGCGCGCTGCGGACAAGTTCGACAACGGCGTCGTCGACGGCGTCGTAAACGGCGTCTCCAGCGTCAGCCTGTTTTCGGGTAGTCGCGTCCGGCGGGTCCAGACGGGGGTCGTGAGCAACTACGCCGCGCTCATCACCCTCGCTCTGACGGCGTTACTTCTCGGATTCGGTATCCTCGGAGGGTGGTTCGTATGATAATCGAAGCGCTCATCGCAGTCACGTTCGTCGCCGCGTTGGTCGTGTTCGTCGCACCGCGACAACACGCCGGCGAGTTGGCGGCCGTGCTCAGTCTGCTCCCCGTCGTCGGGAGCCTCTACATGTGGTCACAGTTCGACGCGACCGGAAACGCCTTACTCGGCGGCTCCGCCGCGTTCGAGACGCAGGTCACCTGGCTCACGCTGGGCGGACTCGACTTGAACTGGTACGTCGGCGTCGACGGCATCAGTCTCCCGCTCATCGTCCTCACGACGGTGCTCACGACGCTGGCGATAATCAGCGCGTGGACGCCCATCACGTCCCGGCAGTCCCAGTTCTACGGACTGATGCTGTTCATGGAAGCGAACCTGCTCGGCGTGTTCACCGCGCTCGACTTCTTCGTGTGGTTCGTCTTCTGGGAGGCCGTGTTGGTCCCGATGTACTTCCTCATCGGCGTCTGGGGCGGCCCGCGCCGGAAGTACGCCGCGATCAAGTTCTTCGTCTACACGAACATCGCGTCGCTCGTGATGTTCATCGGCTTCATCGCTCTGGTGTTCGGGCTGGGCGACTCCGTCAGTTCGCTCGGCTTGCCCGAGATATCACAGGCGTTACGCGCCGGCGAACTCGGCGGCTACGGCACGTTGGACGCCGCGACGCTGAAACTCGTCGCCTTCGTGGCGATGTTCCTCGGCTTCGCGGTGAAGGTGCCCGTCGCACCGCTTCACACGTGGCTTCCGGACGCTCACGTCGAAGCGCCGACGCCGGTGTCGGTGATGCTCGCGGGCGTCCTCCTGAAGATGGGGACGTACGCGCTGCTTCGGTTCAACTTCACGATGATGCCCGACGTGGCGCAGGCACTCGTCGTGCCAATCGCGGTCATCGCCGTCGTCAGCGTCATCTACGGCGCGATACTGGCGCTGGCTCAGCAGGACCTAAAGCGCATCGTCGCGTACTCCTCCGTCTCGTCGATGGGGTACGTCATCCTCGGACTCGTCGCGTACACGACGTACGGCGTCGGCGGCGCGACGTTCCAGATGGTCGCACACGGCCTCATCTCGGGGCTGATGTTCATGACCGTCGGCGTCATCTACAACACCACGCACACGCGCATGGTGGGCGACATGTCCGGCATCGCAGACCGGATGCCCGTCACCTCGGGTATCTTCGTGGCCGGCGCGTTCGGCTACATGGGACTGCCGCTGATGGCTGGCTTCGCCGCGGAGTTCTTCATCTTCCAGGGCTCCTTCCAGTCGACGGTCCACTCCGCGATGCCGCTCTTTACGGCGGCGGCGATGTTCGGCATCGTCATCGTCGCGGGCTACCTGCTGTTTGCGATGCAGCGGACGCTGTTCGGCCCGTTCCGGTTCGACGGCGACTACGAGATAACGGAGGCTGCGTTCCACGACGTGGCTCCGCTCGCGGTGCTTCTCGTCCTCGTCATCGTCCTGGGCGTGGCCCCCGACATCTTCTTCGAGATGATTCAAAAAGCAGTTAATCCGATCCTCGAGACGGGAGGTGGCGTCTGATGTCCGCAAGTGCGCTCGCGCTTCAGAGCTCGCTTCCGGACTGGGCGGCGACCGCTCCGGCGATCATACTGGCGCTCGCGGGACTCGCGTTGCTCCTCGTCGATAGCCTCAGGTCCAGCCGAGAGGGCGGCGTGAGCAACGCGCTCCTGGCCGGCATCGCGACGGCGGGGTCGCTTTCGGCGTTCGCCGTCGCGGGCTGGTTCCTCCTCTCGGGGACGGGACAGCCCCAGACGGGCGGCGCGATAACGCTGTACGGCGACGCTATCGTCGTCGACGGGATGAGCCTCTTTTTCACGCTCATCTTCACCGTCGTCGCCGCGATGGTCTCCGTCGCGAGTTACGACTACATCGGCGACAAGTCGACCCGCGGCGAGTACTACTCGCTCGTGATGTTCGCCGCCACCGGCATGACGCTCATGTCGATGGCGAACTCGCTCGCGACGGTGTTCGTCAGCCTCGAACTCGCCTCGCTCCCCTCGTTCGCCCTCGTGGCGTTCCTGAAGACGGACCGCGGGAGCATCGAGGCGGGGCTGAAGTACTTCCTCATCGGCGCGCTCTCGTCTGCGGTGTTCGCGTTCGGCATCAGTCTCGTCTACGCGGCGACGGGGTCGCTCCTCTTGGGCGATATCGCCTCTTCGGTCGGTGACACGCCGTTCGTCGGCGTCCTCGGCATCGGCGTGCTGATGCTCATCGGCGGGTTCTCGTACAAGACGGCCTCCGTGCCCTTCCACTTCTGGGCACCCGAGGCGTACGAGGGTGCGCCCGCGCCCATCTCGGCGTTCCTCTCGTCGGCGTCGAAGGCGGCCGGTTTCGCCGTCGCCTTCCGCGTCTTCGTAGAGGCGTTCCCGCTGGGACAGATTCCCGCGGGCGTCGATTGGGTGCTCGCGTTCCAGGTTCTCGCCGTCGTCACGATGACGCTCGGGAACTTCGCCGCGGCGACCCAAGAGAACGTAAAGCGGATGCTCGCGTACTCCTCTATCGGGCACGCGGGCTACGCGCTTATCGGCCTCGCCGCGCTTTCCGTCGGCGGGCCGAACGCGAACGTCCTCGGTGCGTCGATGGCGCACCTGATGGTCTACGGCTTCATGAACACCGGCGCGTTCCTGTTCATCGCGATGGTCGAACATTGGGGCGTCGGCCGCACGTTCGAGGATTACAACGGCCTCTCGACGCGCGCGCCGATGGCCTGCCTCGCGATGACCGTGTTCATGTTCAGCCTCGCGGGCCTCCCGCCGTTCGGCGGCTTCCTCTCGAAGTACGCCCTGTTCCTGTCGGCCATAGAGGCCGGGTTCTGGTGGCTCGCCGCCTTCGGCGCGGTAAACAGCGCACTGTCGCTGTACTACTACAGTCGCGTCGTCAAGGCGATGTGGATAGAAGACCCGAAGGAGGGGCTCGAACTCGGAACGAAGCCCGTCGGCCTGTACGCGGCCGTCATCTTCGCCGCCGTCGGTACCCTCCTGCTTTTGCCGGCGTTCGCACCCGTCATCGAGACGGCACAGACCGTCGCCGCGGCTCTCTTCTGAGAGTCCGCGCCCGTTTTTCTTTCGACCGCTCGACGCGTCGAGAGCCGTCACTGTACTCGCTTCGTTCGTCTACGCTCTCTGGGGGACCTCCCGTTCCGACAACACCGTCTGTAGCGCCGACGCCACGTCCTCGGACCGTCGCATCGTCAGTCCGTCCGTCGTGACGAACACGCCGTGTCCGTCGACGGTCACGCGGGTCAGGTAGCCGTTTTCGAACGCCCGGATCGTGAACGCGTAGTCGCCGAGTTCGGAACCGCGGTACGCTCGCTTCGCCCGAAAGCCGTCTGTTTCGTGTTCGACGAACCCCGCCAGGTCGGCGTCCGAATCGAGGTCCGAGCGGAGGTACACCTGCGCGAACGATTCGGGTGTAAAGTAGGTGATGCTGCGGAGACTGTCGCCGACTGTCGTCCGACAGGCTGCTTCCAGAGACTCTGCGAACTCGTTTCCGACGATGTCAGGGTCGGCCTCCATGACAGATAGTGACACAGGCGGCTGAGGCATAACTCCATCGCCGGACCGGGGCGACCCGTGACGGTAGGGTTTTCCGGCCAGAGACCGACTTTCCGGCAATGACACGGCGGTTGGTCCTCGGGTGCGGGACGGCCGCGCGCCGGTCCATAGAGCGGATGGCCGAGTGGCCGGGCGAACTCGTCGTCCTCTCGCAACGCGGCGGCGTCGTCGAGTCCTTCCGCGAGGACGGCGTCGTCGTCGACAGGCGCGCGCCCGACGACGCAGAGGCCTACCCCGACCACGCGGACGTCGTCTTCGTCGCGAGCGACGACGCCGAGACGAACGTCGAGGCGGCGCGTCTCGTCCGCGAGAACTACCCCGACGCGTACGTCGTCGGCTATCTCGGACAGGACGCCGCCCACGACGTCCAACGGACGCTCACTTCGCTCGTCGACCGGACGGTGGACGGGCGGGCGGTGCTTTTCGACCGACTCATGAACCTCGCCGGCGGCCAGTCTGCGGACCGCCTCCACCGACTCTATCGCGTCCTCCGGAGCATCGAGGGCCGCCTCGCGGTGGTGATGCACGACAATCCGGACCCCGACGCCATCGCGAGCGCTATCGCGCTTTGCCGCATCGCAGAGACCGTAGGCGTGCCCGCGGACCCCTGTTACTTCGGCGAGATATCGCACCAGGAGAACCGGGCGTTCGTCAACCTGCTCGACCTCGATTTGACGCAACTCGACCCCGGTGCGACGGTCAGCGCGTACGACGGTATCGCCCTCGTCGATCACTCCCGTCCGGGGGTGAACGACGGACTCTCGCCCGACGTCGACGTCGACATCGTCATCGACCACCACCCGCCGCGCGCGCCGGTCGAAGGGCGGTTCCTCGATTTACGTCGGGCTATGGGGTCGACGAGTACGCTCCTCGTGGACTACCTCGAACGTCTGAACGTCGACCCCGACGAGACGGTCGCGACGGCGCTTCTGTTCGGCATCCGAGTCGACACGAGAGACTTCACCCGCGAGGTGTCGCCCGCAGACTTCGAGGCGGCGGCGTTCTGTCTCCCCGCGGCGGACCTGTCCTTGCTGCAACGCGTCGAATCGCCGAGCATGAGTTCGGAGGTGTTAGAGACCGTCGCCCGCGCCGTCCGCAACCGCGACGTGCGGGGCGAGGCGTTGGCGACGAACGTCGGCGAGATACGGGACCGAGACGCACTCGCGCAGGCCGCAGACCGCCTTCTCGGGATGGACGGCGTGAAGATAGTCGTCGTCTACGGATTCAAGGACGGGACCGTCTTCGTCTCGGCGCGCGCGAGGGGAACGGAGGTGGACCTCGGCGAGACGCTCAGAGACGCGCTCGGCCCCATCGGAAGCGCGGGCGGGCACGCCGACATGGCGGGCGCGCAGATTCCGCTCGGCATCCTCGCGGACGTGGGCGAAGACTCCCGCGAGTCGCTCGAACGGGTCGTCTCGGACGTCATCGCGGGGCGGTTCTTCGAGACGTTGGAGGACGCGACGATGATGCTCACCCACGACGAGGACGGGACGGACCTCACGTTCGAGTTCCCGATGGACGAGTGGTGAGTCGGGCGAACGCCGACCGGCGACGGAGTCACCCTTTTGTCTCGGACGCCCGTACCTCCGCCAATGATCGGTAAGGCGACCGTCCAAGAGTACATGACGCGCGAAGTACAGACCGTGTCGCCGACGGATTCGGTCGCCGACGTCGCCCGCCGAATCATCGAGAGCGACGGACACAACGGCTTTCCCGTCTGCGAGGGGCGGCGCGTCGAGGGGTTCGTCACCGCCCGCGACATCCTGTTGGAGGACGACGAAGCGCCCATCTTCACCGCCATGACGGAGAACATCATCGTCGCGCACCCGGAGATGAACGTGACGGACGCCGCGCGCGTCATCCTCCGTTCGGGCATCCAGAAACTCCCCGTCGTCGACGACGCGGGCAACCTCGTCGGCATCATCTCGAACACGGACGTCATCCGCTCACAGATAGAGCGCGCGACGCCGGAGAAGGTGGGGAAACTGATGCGGACGCTCGAACAGATACACGACATCGACATCCACGAGGAGCGCCAGACGGTCGAACTGTCGAAACTCATCCCGACGCAGGGCCGCGTGTACGCCGACGAACTCGAAGGGCGCAAGTACGAACTCGAACGCGGACTCGCGGAACCGCTCGTCGTCATCGAGAACCAAGGGACGTTGGTGCTCGCGGACGGACACCACCGCGTGATGGCCGCAGACCGAGTCGGCGTCGAGGAGATGGAGGCCTACGTCATCGTCCTCGACGACCCCATCGAACTCGGCATGCAGCGAACCGCACAAAAGGAAGGGTTAGAGTCCATCTCGGACATCGAAGTGGTCGATTACGCGCGACACCCGTTGGTCGAGACGACAGAACGCCTCCAGTCGTAACCGTTCAGTCCTCCCCGTCGTCGAACTCCGCCATCCACGCCTCCGCCAGCGAACGCGCCTCCGTCTCGGTATCGACCCGTTCGCGCTCGTACCGCCGTTCCGTGGAGTCTTGATACAGTTGGTCCACTCTGACGACCCACGTCTCGTCGCCTCGCCGACGGAGGCGAACCGTCACGTGCCCGTCGTCTCGTTCCCACTCGGTGATTCGCTCGTCGGCTCTGACTTCGCGCCAACTCATACGCTCGGCTCCGTTCTCCCGCTACAAGTGCTTCCCTTCTCGGAGGCGACGCGCGGTGTCACTCGACGGCTTCGACAGAGTCGGTATCGACCTCCGCGGACGCCAGCGGTCCGCCTCGCTCTCCGCAGAGCGGACACACCGAGTACCCGAGCGAGTCGTATTCGACAGCGTCCGCCCGCGCGAGTTCGCCGCACGTCGCACACTCGAAGTACGAAACCCATTGGAACGACATACAGTCTCGAACGAGAGCATGTACCATAGTTACGCGGCGCTTACCGGCCCGTCGGCCGCCGTCGCGACGGTCGGTACGAGGCGCGTGACCGCGTTCAGACGCCGTCAGGACACGGTACGGACAGGGCCGTCGTCAGACCGCGGCGTCGCCAGCACCCGCGTCTCGCGCGTCGTCCGTCGGTTCGTCGGGTCGACCGACCACGTCGAGTCCGGAGTCGACGCCGGCGAGAAGCAAAAGCGAGTAGTACCGAAAGTAGACCGCGACCGGAACGCTGACGAACAGGCCCGCGACTGCGAGGGCGACGACGTAGAGGAAAACGACGGCACCGAGGAGGACAGACCCGACCGACAGGGCGCCCGAGAGCGGTGAGAACGCGAGGAAGAGAGCGCCGCCGAGGAGGACGAACGGAACCGCGACGACGAGAGCGACGAGGGCGAGCGCAACCGCCATGACCGCGCCCACGAGGATTCCGAGTCCGAAGCGGACGACGACGTACAGCGCGAACTCCTCCCACTCTGCGCGCATCGTCGGGAGGACGCGCCGCCATCCGGCGAGGACGCCGCAGTCCTCGACGAGCATCGCCGGGACGACGAAGTCCCGAGTCAACCCGAGT
This region includes:
- a CDS encoding DHH family phosphoesterase, which encodes MTRRLVLGCGTAARRSIERMAEWPGELVVLSQRGGVVESFREDGVVVDRRAPDDAEAYPDHADVVFVASDDAETNVEAARLVRENYPDAYVVGYLGQDAAHDVQRTLTSLVDRTVDGRAVLFDRLMNLAGGQSADRLHRLYRVLRSIEGRLAVVMHDNPDPDAIASAIALCRIAETVGVPADPCYFGEISHQENRAFVNLLDLDLTQLDPGATVSAYDGIALVDHSRPGVNDGLSPDVDVDIVIDHHPPRAPVEGRFLDLRRAMGSTSTLLVDYLERLNVDPDETVATALLFGIRVDTRDFTREVSPADFEAAAFCLPAADLSLLQRVESPSMSSEVLETVARAVRNRDVRGEALATNVGEIRDRDALAQAADRLLGMDGVKIVVVYGFKDGTVFVSARARGTEVDLGETLRDALGPIGSAGGHADMAGAQIPLGILADVGEDSRESLERVVSDVIAGRFFETLEDATMMLTHDEDGTDLTFEFPMDEW
- a CDS encoding CBS pair associated ParBc domain-containing protein; the protein is MIGKATVQEYMTREVQTVSPTDSVADVARRIIESDGHNGFPVCEGRRVEGFVTARDILLEDDEAPIFTAMTENIIVAHPEMNVTDAARVILRSGIQKLPVVDDAGNLVGIISNTDVIRSQIERATPEKVGKLMRTLEQIHDIDIHEERQTVELSKLIPTQGRVYADELEGRKYELERGLAEPLVVIENQGTLVLADGHHRVMAADRVGVEEMEAYVIVLDDPIELGMQRTAQKEGLESISDIEVVDYARHPLVETTERLQS
- a CDS encoding DUF7543 family protein, which produces MSWREVRADERITEWERDDGHVTVRLRRRGDETWVVRVDQLYQDSTERRYERERVDTETEARSLAEAWMAEFDDGED